A single window of Candidatus Flexicrinis affinis DNA harbors:
- the rimO gene encoding 30S ribosomal protein S12 methylthiotransferase RimO, which translates to MSRRNRKGNYYLLSLGCSKNTVDSESMAQIMSANGMHAEDNPSRAEVLIVNTCGFVDAAKEESISALRELVGLKRSNQMVIAAGCLSQRYGEQLVQHVPGLDGVIGTRRWMDIFDLVTRLRARKHPEPLYHLPTDAPVVGLDERGVLRASVQGASAYLKIADGCRRPCAFCAIPKIKGTAVSRPIESIVAEAVKLQELGAKELLLIAQDTTDYGYDLGLKDGLAHLLDRIVEAAPGIPWIRVMYAYPGYVTDRLMETMAKHPQVLPYLDIPLQHGHRETLKRMKRPANVEWVYDTIGKLRTTIPHLAVRTTFIVGYPGETDEEFDGLLKFVRDLEFDRVGAFKYSYEIGTPSATLPNQVDDDVKEERWHRLMELQQGISLAKNQKWVGKSMDILVEGYDIGVDEVDVPNGETVTVGRSFRDAPEIDGYVIVEGELPVGEIVPVRVTGATTYDLFATPDLRGPITIQPGKVYGEGDLIVPN; encoded by the coding sequence ATGTCGCGTAGGAATCGCAAAGGCAATTACTATCTGCTCAGCCTCGGGTGTTCCAAGAACACTGTCGACTCCGAGAGCATGGCTCAGATCATGTCCGCTAACGGCATGCATGCCGAGGACAATCCCTCGCGAGCCGAAGTCCTAATCGTGAATACGTGTGGGTTTGTCGACGCCGCCAAGGAAGAGTCAATCTCGGCGCTGCGTGAGTTGGTGGGGCTAAAACGAAGCAATCAGATGGTCATCGCCGCAGGCTGCCTGTCTCAGCGGTACGGTGAACAGCTTGTACAGCATGTCCCGGGGCTCGATGGCGTCATCGGTACGCGCCGCTGGATGGACATCTTCGACCTCGTGACCCGGCTTCGCGCGCGCAAGCACCCCGAGCCGCTGTATCACCTCCCGACCGACGCGCCGGTCGTCGGCCTAGACGAGCGCGGGGTCCTGCGCGCCAGTGTCCAAGGCGCGAGTGCGTATCTGAAGATTGCGGACGGCTGCCGTCGGCCCTGTGCATTCTGCGCGATCCCCAAGATCAAAGGCACTGCCGTCAGCCGGCCGATCGAGTCAATCGTCGCTGAGGCCGTTAAGCTTCAGGAACTCGGCGCTAAGGAACTGCTGCTCATCGCTCAAGACACCACAGACTACGGCTACGACCTCGGTTTGAAGGACGGCCTTGCTCACCTGCTGGACCGGATCGTCGAGGCTGCTCCCGGAATCCCGTGGATTCGCGTCATGTATGCGTACCCGGGTTACGTCACCGATCGGCTCATGGAGACGATGGCAAAACACCCGCAGGTTCTGCCCTACCTCGACATTCCCCTGCAGCACGGCCACCGCGAAACGCTCAAGCGGATGAAACGCCCGGCCAACGTCGAGTGGGTCTACGACACCATCGGCAAGCTGCGCACGACGATCCCGCATCTCGCGGTCCGGACGACGTTCATCGTCGGCTACCCGGGCGAGACCGACGAGGAATTTGATGGGCTGCTCAAGTTCGTACGAGACCTCGAGTTCGATCGGGTTGGCGCGTTCAAGTATTCTTACGAGATCGGCACGCCCAGCGCAACGCTCCCCAATCAGGTCGATGACGACGTCAAGGAGGAGCGCTGGCATCGCCTCATGGAGCTGCAGCAGGGCATCAGCCTGGCCAAGAACCAGAAGTGGGTCGGGAAGTCGATGGATATCTTGGTCGAGGGTTACGACATTGGCGTGGACGAAGTCGACGTTCCCAACGGAGAGACCGTCACCGTGGGCCGCAGTTTTCGTGATGCGCCCGAAATCGACGGCTACGTCATCGTCGAAGGCGAGCTGCCCGTAGGCGAAATCGTGCCCGTTCGAGTGACCGGTGCCACAACCTATGACTTGTTCGCCACGCCTGACCTGCGCGGGCCGATTACGATCCAGCCCGGCAAAGTGTACGGCGAAGGTGACCTGATCGTTCCCAACTAG
- a CDS encoding DUF4115 domain-containing protein translates to MDSYSLGQLLHKAREERELTLDDARAKTRIPTATLESFEQGTFTFPELSPAQIRGMLSNYATFLGLDAEQILQHYADSQSPTRNRRRSSARPPSKSTRNNGADVRPASVDARPPTVSSARLASGDPTNASRPETFGSRRARRSRRGRGVLNVLVIVTLTAASLIVIAFIALELLQRTPTVTEDVVQDPNSGELADLPPTLTFTPRPSPTTVRTPTLEVRSQQNYQGEPVLVTVDFTQRAWVRLVVDGAELFAGLVAPEELTLEYRAVNEIILSSSNAESLVVTYNGVPQPKFGGRGQAVEVVFRPNGSVSIQTGPGFEPTENVTPTPSLTPESLAATLLAEQTPTPTDGPSPTPTLSPTASVTPEFTATEIAPPTETHTPTVSATSTEPPPPTETQTPAATPTPSAVVPPRVTPPNVTATKSP, encoded by the coding sequence ATGGACTCGTATTCTCTCGGTCAACTTCTTCACAAAGCACGCGAAGAGCGCGAGCTGACGCTCGACGACGCGCGCGCGAAGACTCGCATCCCCACTGCGACTCTCGAGTCATTCGAACAGGGCACGTTTACGTTCCCTGAGCTTTCGCCAGCGCAGATACGCGGCATGTTGTCGAACTATGCGACATTTCTCGGTTTGGACGCCGAGCAAATCCTGCAGCACTACGCAGACTCGCAGAGTCCCACCCGCAACCGGCGCCGATCGAGCGCCCGGCCACCCAGCAAGAGCACGCGGAACAACGGGGCCGACGTTCGCCCGGCCTCTGTGGATGCACGGCCGCCTACCGTGTCGAGCGCTCGCTTGGCAAGCGGCGACCCTACTAACGCGTCCCGCCCGGAAACGTTTGGCAGTCGACGAGCGCGCCGGTCGCGCCGTGGTCGCGGCGTGCTGAATGTGCTGGTCATCGTGACGCTCACCGCAGCATCGTTGATCGTAATCGCGTTTATCGCCCTAGAGCTGCTGCAGCGCACACCGACCGTTACGGAGGATGTCGTGCAGGACCCGAACAGCGGCGAGCTGGCCGATCTACCACCGACGCTGACGTTCACGCCGCGCCCCTCCCCTACAACAGTTCGCACGCCAACGCTGGAAGTCCGCAGCCAGCAGAACTATCAAGGCGAGCCGGTGCTGGTCACCGTCGATTTCACCCAACGCGCGTGGGTTCGCCTCGTTGTGGACGGCGCCGAGCTATTCGCCGGTCTAGTGGCGCCGGAAGAGCTGACGCTCGAATATCGCGCGGTCAACGAGATCATCTTGAGCAGTAGCAACGCCGAATCGCTCGTCGTCACGTACAACGGTGTTCCGCAACCCAAGTTCGGGGGCCGCGGGCAAGCGGTTGAGGTCGTCTTCCGGCCTAACGGCAGCGTATCCATTCAGACCGGCCCCGGCTTCGAACCGACTGAGAATGTCACGCCCACGCCCTCACTAACCCCGGAATCGCTCGCTGCGACGTTGCTTGCCGAACAAACTCCAACGCCGACAGACGGCCCAAGCCCGACGCCAACGCTGTCGCCAACGGCGTCGGTCACGCCAGAGTTCACGGCGACAGAAATCGCGCCGCCGACCGAGACACATACGCCGACCGTGTCGGCAACGTCAACCGAACCGCCGCCGCCGACCGAGACTCAAACACCAGCTGCCACGCCGACCCCATCGGCGGTTGTGCCGCCGCGCGTCACGCCGCCTAATGTCACGGCGACCAAGTCCCCGTAG
- the rplI gene encoding 50S ribosomal protein L9 gives MKVILLEYVYKHGVEGEVIDVADGFARNYLIPSGRAVKATEGELKRAARLREQAAIKRAALEERLNELAKLIDGVELIFGRRAASTGKLFGSVTTQEIADELNRVTGIDINRRRISQQPLREVGTHDVPVRLGTETAPMLKITIVREEELNEFLAKREAAASGASDAEALEVAAEGTDTETVEPEATEASADA, from the coding sequence ATGAAGGTCATTCTGCTGGAATACGTTTACAAGCACGGCGTCGAGGGCGAGGTCATTGACGTTGCGGACGGTTTTGCCCGCAACTACCTGATTCCCAGCGGCAGGGCTGTGAAGGCAACCGAAGGCGAACTCAAGCGGGCTGCCCGTCTGCGCGAACAGGCGGCGATCAAGCGTGCAGCGCTCGAAGAGCGCCTCAACGAGCTGGCGAAGCTGATCGACGGTGTCGAGCTGATTTTCGGGCGCCGCGCGGCGAGCACCGGAAAGCTGTTCGGCTCAGTCACGACACAGGAAATTGCCGACGAGTTGAACCGCGTCACCGGCATCGACATCAACCGCCGCCGTATCAGCCAGCAGCCGCTGCGCGAAGTCGGCACGCACGACGTCCCGGTTCGCCTCGGCACCGAAACTGCACCGATGCTCAAGATTACGATCGTGCGCGAGGAGGAGTTGAACGAGTTCCTCGCCAAGCGCGAAGCCGCAGCCTCCGGTGCGTCTGATGCAGAGGCTCTCGAAGTCGCAGCGGAGGGTACCGATACGGAAACCGTCGAACCCGAAGCGACCGAGGCCAGTGCTGACGCCTAA
- the rsmG gene encoding 16S rRNA (guanine(527)-N(7))-methyltransferase RsmG — MNLADSAQTLFGVELTESQLGQFDRLTAELLLWNAHTNLTAITDPQEIVLRHYLDSLSLIPALKLADGMRLADVGSGAGFPGLALQIAIPRLYTTMIEATGKKARFIAHAIDALGLDRARALAARAEDAGRNPHQRAKYDIVVARAVARLPVLVEYLLPLAKVGGVCVAMKGTTAEAETMDAQGALATLGGEVERIDRVELPGLDDPHFLVIMRKTKATPSGFPRNSGIPSKKPLT, encoded by the coding sequence GTGAATCTAGCCGATTCTGCACAGACGTTGTTTGGTGTCGAACTGACCGAGTCTCAGCTCGGTCAGTTCGACCGTCTCACGGCTGAACTGCTGCTGTGGAACGCACACACTAACTTGACCGCGATCACAGACCCGCAGGAGATCGTTCTCCGGCATTATCTGGATTCCCTTTCGCTGATCCCGGCGCTGAAGCTTGCGGACGGGATGCGGCTCGCGGATGTGGGCAGCGGGGCAGGATTTCCCGGCCTCGCGCTGCAGATTGCGATACCAAGGCTGTATACCACCATGATCGAGGCGACAGGGAAGAAGGCGAGATTCATCGCGCATGCGATTGATGCGCTCGGCCTTGATCGTGCCCGCGCCCTTGCTGCGAGGGCCGAGGACGCCGGGAGGAACCCGCATCAACGGGCGAAGTACGACATCGTTGTGGCGCGGGCAGTTGCGCGACTCCCCGTGCTGGTCGAGTATCTGCTACCGCTTGCCAAGGTCGGCGGGGTGTGCGTGGCGATGAAAGGGACAACCGCCGAGGCCGAGACCATGGATGCGCAAGGCGCACTAGCGACGCTCGGCGGTGAAGTCGAACGAATCGACCGGGTTGAGCTGCCCGGGCTCGATGACCCGCATTTCCTCGTCATCATGCGAAAGACCAAGGCAACGCCGTCGGGCTTCCCCCGCAACTCCGGCATTCCGTCGAAGAAGCCGCTCACATAG
- a CDS encoding acyl-CoA dehydrogenase family protein: MGAVDQLDSALTPSFTPEHEALQSLVRRFAQEKIKPIAEQFDESGEFPLETIREMGRLGLMGIEVPEEYGGAGMDTLAYVITMIEVAKADASHSTILSVNNSLYCHALMAFGTEEQKQQFLVPVASGEKIGAYSLTEPMSGSDAATMSSRAVLSDDGTHYVINGRKSWVTSGPVADFMILFTMTDAERGNKGITAFLIDAAQPGLKRGKKEPKLGIRASATSEILYEDYHVPVANVLGKVGEGFRIAMQVLDAGRIGIASQALGIAEAAYETALEYARMRHAFGGPIGQFQMIQQKVADMRTRIEASRQLIYHAVLAKARAKQTGGRYTTEASMAKLFASETAAFVTDEALQIHGGMGYSKELPLERYYRDARITRIYEGTSEIQRMVIARNELGLR, from the coding sequence ATGGGTGCAGTGGATCAGCTTGATTCCGCGCTTACGCCGTCGTTTACACCTGAACACGAGGCGCTTCAATCGCTTGTCCGGCGGTTCGCACAGGAGAAGATCAAACCGATTGCGGAGCAGTTCGACGAATCCGGCGAGTTCCCGCTTGAGACGATTCGCGAGATGGGCCGCCTCGGGCTGATGGGCATTGAGGTGCCGGAGGAATATGGCGGCGCCGGAATGGATACGCTGGCGTACGTAATCACGATGATCGAAGTCGCCAAGGCGGATGCTAGCCACAGCACGATCTTGAGTGTCAATAATTCACTGTACTGCCATGCGCTCATGGCTTTCGGGACCGAGGAGCAGAAGCAGCAGTTTCTCGTTCCGGTCGCCAGCGGCGAGAAGATCGGGGCATACAGCCTGACCGAGCCGATGAGCGGGAGCGATGCGGCGACGATGTCGAGCCGCGCGGTCTTGAGTGACGATGGCACGCACTACGTCATCAATGGGCGCAAGTCGTGGGTGACCAGCGGTCCGGTTGCAGATTTCATGATTCTCTTCACGATGACTGATGCGGAGCGCGGCAACAAGGGCATTACGGCGTTTCTGATCGACGCCGCGCAGCCCGGCCTCAAGCGCGGCAAGAAGGAACCGAAACTCGGCATTCGAGCAAGTGCGACGAGCGAAATTCTCTACGAAGACTACCACGTGCCTGTCGCGAACGTGCTGGGTAAGGTCGGTGAAGGGTTCCGCATCGCGATGCAAGTGCTGGATGCCGGACGCATCGGGATTGCGTCGCAGGCGCTGGGTATCGCGGAAGCGGCATACGAGACGGCGCTCGAATATGCGCGTATGCGCCACGCGTTCGGTGGCCCGATCGGGCAGTTCCAGATGATTCAGCAGAAGGTCGCTGACATGCGCACCCGGATTGAAGCATCACGACAGTTGATCTATCACGCCGTGCTGGCCAAGGCACGTGCCAAACAGACGGGCGGGCGTTACACCACCGAGGCGAGCATGGCCAAACTGTTCGCCAGCGAAACGGCCGCGTTCGTCACAGACGAGGCGCTGCAGATTCACGGCGGAATGGGATACTCCAAGGAGCTTCCGCTGGAGCGCTACTATCGAGACGCACGCATTACGCGCATCTACGAAGGCACGAGCGAAATTCAGCGCATGGTGATCGCCCGCAACGAACTGGGACTGCGGTAA
- a CDS encoding zinc-binding dehydrogenase: MRGSGFFEHGPVDVVQVIDDLAVPEPGPGEVRVAIKAAALNRLDLWVRDGWPGLELHMPHITGSDGAGVIDTLGAGVSGYTAGDQVCIDPTIVPADSPALMTGMENQSRIAILGEHVSGTAVEYRCIPARNLLRLPDGVTFEAAAAAGLVYVTAWHSLITRGGLRAGETVLIVGAGGGVNTASIQIAKLAGARVIVVGSSAEKCEKAAALGADVTIDRSNVPSWSKEVFRLTDRLGVDVVVDNVGQATMFDSIRSARIGGRILVVGNTSGPKFELDLRYIFSKHLSIIGSTMGPHQDYVRVMNLVFSGALKPVVGAVLPLEQAGEGHRILQAGDTFGKVVIQV, from the coding sequence ATGCGTGGCAGCGGATTTTTCGAACACGGGCCGGTCGATGTCGTTCAGGTGATCGACGACCTGGCGGTACCCGAGCCCGGTCCGGGCGAAGTCCGGGTTGCGATCAAGGCAGCGGCCCTCAACCGGCTTGACCTGTGGGTGCGTGACGGGTGGCCGGGCCTCGAACTGCACATGCCGCACATCACCGGCAGCGATGGTGCGGGCGTGATCGACACGCTGGGCGCTGGCGTATCAGGGTATACCGCGGGTGATCAGGTCTGTATCGACCCGACGATTGTGCCAGCGGACAGCCCCGCGTTGATGACCGGCATGGAGAATCAGAGCCGCATCGCCATTCTGGGCGAACACGTCAGCGGCACGGCGGTTGAATACCGCTGCATTCCGGCCCGTAACTTGCTTCGGTTGCCCGATGGCGTGACTTTCGAAGCCGCTGCGGCGGCAGGGCTCGTGTACGTGACGGCGTGGCATTCGCTGATCACGCGAGGTGGGCTTCGCGCGGGTGAGACCGTCCTGATCGTCGGGGCGGGTGGTGGCGTGAATACGGCGAGTATTCAGATCGCCAAACTAGCCGGTGCGCGTGTCATCGTCGTGGGTAGCAGCGCTGAAAAGTGCGAGAAGGCGGCGGCGCTTGGCGCGGACGTTACGATCGACCGGAGTAACGTGCCGTCGTGGAGCAAAGAGGTCTTCCGGCTGACCGATCGGCTTGGCGTGGATGTCGTCGTCGACAATGTCGGGCAAGCAACGATGTTCGACAGTATCCGGTCGGCGCGAATCGGGGGTCGGATTCTCGTGGTCGGAAACACCAGCGGCCCGAAATTCGAGCTCGACCTGCGCTACATCTTCAGCAAACACCTGTCCATCATTGGCAGCACGATGGGGCCGCATCAAGATTACGTGCGGGTGATGAATCTCGTCTTCTCCGGTGCGCTCAAGCCGGTAGTGGGGGCGGTGCTGCCGCTGGAGCAGGCTGGTGAGGGGCATCGGATCCTTCAAGCGGGCGATACCTTCGGCAAGGTCGTCATTCAGGTGTAG
- a CDS encoding class IV adenylate cyclase, which translates to MGETLTETEIKLWVDDVQPVRVRLEAAGAEMTADRVFERNIRYDDVDGSLTTAGAVLRLRYDTRARLTYKGPGEISGGVISRFEAEVEVSDFDIMNLILTHLEYRQVFAYDKYRTSYRFAGCAVTLDELPYGQFVEIEGDRDTIETCRRRLELLTARPVPHSYAGAFDLVRQNMDLPFADATFEAFSGLVLSPHIGDWLTEGGDHDAAK; encoded by the coding sequence GTGGGCGAGACGCTGACTGAGACCGAGATCAAGCTGTGGGTTGACGATGTCCAACCGGTACGCGTGCGGCTCGAAGCGGCCGGCGCCGAAATGACTGCGGACCGGGTCTTTGAGCGCAACATCCGATACGATGACGTCGACGGTTCACTGACCACAGCAGGAGCTGTGCTGCGGCTCCGTTATGATACGCGGGCGCGCCTGACCTACAAGGGGCCGGGCGAGATATCCGGCGGCGTAATCTCGCGGTTCGAGGCCGAGGTCGAAGTCAGCGATTTCGATATCATGAACCTGATCCTGACGCACCTCGAATACCGTCAGGTGTTCGCCTATGACAAATATCGAACTTCGTATCGGTTTGCCGGATGCGCGGTGACGTTGGACGAACTGCCGTATGGCCAGTTTGTCGAGATCGAAGGCGACCGTGACACAATCGAAACGTGCCGCAGGCGGCTCGAACTGTTGACCGCACGTCCCGTTCCACACAGTTACGCCGGTGCGTTCGACCTCGTGCGGCAGAACATGGACCTGCCGTTCGCAGACGCGACGTTCGAGGCGTTTTCAGGGCTCGTTCTGTCTCCCCACATCGGAGATTGGCTGACGGAAGGCGGAGATCACGATGCAGCGAAGTAA
- a CDS encoding methylmalonyl-CoA mutase family protein: MQRSKADWERETLQPASRRAPLRRATFETTSGISIDDLYSPEDVDVDVEFPGEFPFTRGIQPGMYRSRLWTMRQYAGFGSAEETNVRYRFLLAQGQSGLSVAFDLPTQIGYDADDPIAAGEVGKVGVSISSIEDMDRLFDQIPLDQVSTSMTINAPAAILLAMQIALARRRGIDPSKLRGTIQNDILKEYVARGTYIFPPAHSMRLITDVFKYCREHVPSWNTISISGYHIREAGSTAVQEVAFTLANAVAYVEAAISAGLSVDEFAPQLSFFFNAHNNLLEEVAKFRAARRLWAHIMRDRFGAQNPRSWMLRFHTQTAGSTLTAQQPENNVVRVALQALAAVFGGTQSLHTNSMDEALALPTEKSAQVALRTQQVIAHESGVADVVDPFAGSYYVEHLTNEIEARAKDYIQRIDELGGALAAIERGYINAEIESAAYQAQRAMESGEQIVVGVNEYETEELSPPDLLRVSAAVEENQRVRLADLRARRDNQLVAQRLDAVRDAARSGDNLMPAFVDAVDAYVTLGEICGVLRAEFGEYQQKSYA, from the coding sequence ATGCAGCGAAGTAAGGCCGATTGGGAGCGCGAAACGCTGCAGCCTGCCTCAAGGCGTGCGCCACTCCGCCGCGCGACATTTGAGACGACGTCTGGAATTTCAATTGATGACCTGTATAGTCCTGAAGACGTCGATGTGGATGTCGAGTTCCCCGGGGAGTTTCCGTTTACGCGCGGCATTCAGCCGGGCATGTACCGGTCGCGCTTGTGGACAATGCGACAGTATGCGGGCTTTGGCTCGGCAGAAGAAACGAACGTGCGCTATCGCTTTCTGCTTGCACAGGGACAAAGCGGCTTGTCAGTGGCGTTTGATCTGCCGACCCAGATCGGCTACGACGCCGACGATCCCATCGCTGCAGGTGAGGTGGGCAAAGTCGGCGTGAGCATCAGCAGCATCGAGGATATGGATCGGCTGTTCGACCAGATACCGCTCGATCAGGTGTCCACCAGCATGACGATCAATGCGCCGGCGGCGATCTTGCTGGCGATGCAGATCGCGCTTGCACGGCGGCGGGGTATCGATCCGTCCAAACTGCGCGGCACGATCCAGAACGACATCCTGAAGGAGTACGTCGCGCGGGGAACGTACATTTTTCCGCCGGCTCACTCTATGCGCCTGATCACCGACGTGTTCAAGTACTGTCGCGAGCACGTGCCGAGCTGGAACACGATCAGCATTTCCGGCTATCACATTCGCGAGGCAGGCAGCACGGCGGTACAGGAAGTGGCGTTTACGCTCGCGAATGCGGTCGCGTACGTGGAGGCGGCAATCAGCGCCGGGCTATCCGTCGACGAGTTTGCGCCGCAGCTCTCGTTCTTCTTCAATGCTCACAACAATCTGCTAGAAGAAGTAGCGAAGTTTCGGGCGGCACGCCGGCTCTGGGCGCACATCATGCGCGATCGATTCGGCGCGCAGAATCCGCGTAGCTGGATGCTTCGCTTCCACACTCAAACCGCGGGCAGTACATTGACCGCGCAGCAGCCTGAGAACAACGTCGTTCGTGTCGCGCTTCAAGCGTTAGCGGCGGTCTTCGGGGGCACGCAGTCGCTGCATACCAACAGCATGGACGAGGCACTGGCGTTGCCGACCGAGAAGTCGGCACAAGTGGCCCTTCGCACACAGCAGGTCATTGCGCACGAATCCGGCGTTGCCGACGTTGTCGACCCCTTTGCCGGGAGCTATTATGTCGAGCACCTGACCAACGAGATCGAAGCGCGTGCGAAGGATTACATACAGCGCATCGACGAGTTGGGCGGTGCGCTTGCCGCAATCGAGCGCGGGTACATCAACGCGGAGATAGAGTCTGCCGCCTATCAGGCCCAGCGGGCGATGGAAAGCGGCGAACAGATTGTCGTCGGGGTGAACGAGTACGAAACCGAGGAACTGTCACCGCCCGATCTACTGCGCGTAAGCGCCGCCGTGGAAGAGAACCAGAGGGTTCGCCTAGCAGACCTTCGGGCGCGGCGAGACAATCAGTTGGTCGCTCAGAGACTCGATGCCGTCCGAGATGCCGCACGCAGCGGGGACAATCTTATGCCGGCATTTGTGGACGCGGTGGATGCCTACGTTACCCTCGGCGAAATCTGCGGCGTACTACGTGCCGAATTCGGTGAATACCAGCAGAAATCCTACGCATAA
- a CDS encoding elongation factor G, translated as MKEYTTDQIRNVALVGHQGCGKTSLVEALLFNSGATTRLGRIEDGTTVSDWDDDEQQRQISVSTSLIPIEFNDYKINVLDAPGFADFQGEVRNAIRVADSIIVVVDAVAGVEVGTELAWEYAKQFQQPIIVVINKLDRENANFERTLEGLRASFADHKFIPVMLPVGQQHDFKGVVNVLTQKAYYDAGKDRSDLPADMVSLVEEAHRELMEAAAEADDEYMEKYFSEGVISSDEIRDGMRKAARNHELNTVPVFVTSGTKNIGTYPVLEALVAYTSPPSIRRVGVHRGESTEIEYMMPPQSDDSALAAYVFKTVNDRFVGTQSFVRLFSGVLRSDSRNWNNSKGEEERFGQLSTMRGKELIPLPILHAGDIGVVPKLQHTQTGDTIGDRDKNFTIVSPGFSDPLYSVALQPKTQQDATKIGSVLGILTQADPTLKWRNDPNTSQIVLEGMGEIHVQVALSRAEKLGLNVITEIPKVPYKETITRKADATYRHKKQSGGAGQFGEITLYIEPNPGNGFVYDTKVTGGAVTDQFLDSTNKGIQQVLPVGVIAGYPVVDVHVVVYDGKMHPVDSKDIAFQIAGREAFKEAFHEAGPVLQEPIMNVKITVPETMMGDIMSDLNTRRGRVQGMDTTETGKSVVSAQVPLAEMLRYSNDLRSMTGGRGIYEMTFSHYDRVPSNIAEPIIKSYKPHGGSDE; from the coding sequence ATGAAGGAATACACAACGGATCAGATTCGCAACGTCGCCTTAGTGGGCCACCAAGGATGCGGCAAAACGTCCTTGGTGGAAGCCCTCTTATTCAACTCCGGCGCGACCACCCGCCTCGGGCGCATCGAAGACGGCACGACCGTGTCCGACTGGGATGACGATGAGCAACAGCGCCAGATCTCTGTTTCCACCTCGCTGATCCCGATCGAATTCAACGACTACAAGATCAACGTCCTCGACGCACCGGGTTTTGCCGACTTTCAAGGCGAAGTCCGCAACGCGATCCGAGTTGCCGACTCGATCATAGTTGTCGTGGACGCGGTTGCTGGCGTCGAGGTTGGAACCGAATTGGCGTGGGAGTATGCCAAACAGTTCCAACAACCGATCATCGTCGTCATCAACAAGCTGGATCGCGAAAATGCGAACTTCGAACGCACGCTGGAAGGTTTGCGCGCTTCGTTCGCGGATCACAAGTTCATCCCGGTCATGTTGCCGGTCGGGCAGCAGCATGATTTCAAGGGCGTAGTCAACGTCCTTACGCAGAAAGCGTACTATGACGCCGGCAAAGATCGCTCCGATCTCCCGGCCGACATGGTCTCGTTGGTCGAAGAGGCCCATCGTGAGCTGATGGAAGCCGCGGCCGAGGCTGACGATGAATACATGGAGAAGTACTTCTCCGAGGGAGTCATCAGCAGCGACGAAATCCGGGACGGCATGCGCAAGGCTGCTCGCAATCACGAACTGAACACCGTACCCGTGTTCGTCACCAGCGGCACCAAGAACATCGGCACCTATCCCGTACTTGAGGCGCTGGTTGCCTACACGTCTCCGCCGTCGATCCGCCGTGTGGGCGTGCATCGCGGCGAAAGCACCGAGATCGAATACATGATGCCGCCGCAGTCGGACGACAGTGCGCTTGCCGCGTATGTCTTCAAGACTGTCAATGACCGCTTTGTCGGCACGCAGTCGTTCGTCCGGCTGTTTTCGGGTGTTTTGCGGTCCGACAGCCGCAACTGGAACAACTCCAAAGGCGAAGAGGAACGGTTCGGCCAGCTCAGCACTATGCGCGGCAAGGAATTGATCCCGCTGCCGATTCTGCACGCCGGCGACATCGGTGTGGTTCCCAAACTTCAGCATACACAGACTGGCGATACGATCGGTGACCGTGACAAGAACTTCACGATCGTCTCGCCGGGTTTCAGCGATCCGTTGTATTCCGTGGCGCTTCAGCCCAAGACGCAGCAAGACGCAACCAAGATCGGCTCAGTCCTCGGTATCTTGACGCAAGCCGACCCAACGCTGAAATGGCGCAACGATCCGAATACGAGCCAGATCGTGCTTGAGGGCATGGGCGAGATCCACGTTCAGGTCGCGCTCTCCCGGGCCGAGAAGCTCGGGCTGAACGTGATCACCGAGATCCCCAAGGTCCCCTACAAGGAGACGATTACCCGCAAGGCGGACGCTACGTACCGGCACAAGAAGCAGTCGGGTGGCGCCGGCCAGTTCGGTGAAATCACGCTGTACATCGAGCCGAATCCCGGCAACGGTTTCGTTTACGATACCAAGGTCACCGGCGGCGCGGTTACCGACCAGTTCCTCGACTCGACAAACAAGGGCATTCAGCAAGTGCTGCCGGTCGGTGTCATCGCCGGGTACCCGGTTGTCGATGTCCACGTTGTCGTTTACGACGGCAAGATGCACCCGGTCGACTCTAAGGACATCGCCTTCCAAATCGCCGGACGCGAAGCATTCAAGGAGGCATTCCACGAGGCCGGTCCCGTGCTGCAGGAACCGATCATGAATGTCAAGATCACCGTTCCCGAAACGATGATGGGCGACATCATGAGCGACCTCAACACCCGGCGCGGGCGCGTTCAAGGCATGGATACAACCGAGACCGGCAAGAGCGTGGTCAGTGCGCAGGTACCACTGGCCGAGATGCTGCGCTACAGCAACGATTTGCGCTCAATGACCGGCGGGCGTGGCATCTACGAGATGACGTTCTCTCATTACGATCGCGTGCCGTCGAATATTGCCGAGCCGATCATCAAGTCGTACAAGCCACACGGTGGTTCGGACGAGTAG